Proteins from a single region of Nicotiana tomentosiformis unplaced genomic scaffold, ASM39032v3 Un00116, whole genome shotgun sequence:
- the LOC138903898 gene encoding uncharacterized protein: MFARFSKIISNLKAFGKPYSSELIAFEKTHLKKTNKEEKKKIVAFKATTERADNDIDDDPKDLQEEIAMVSRKMDGLMRRYRNTRRCRIRPRRTRQYNEQDKNDGKHYDYGRFGHVQAECPDLKRKVSRGFNNNKSFGSWSDEDSSEHEEIANGAGQMRTLQMTNAKMTMRNVSWREVKQDILDLTLKESQKMMNELKRLNKEVKDWKLKLEEHHRRSHKGKWYLDSACSSHMTCDKNLFKEVTKIDGGSVKFDDDSKGKIVGTGTVPFNNNCGITKVYLVAGLNNNLLSISQLCDLGYEVMFKKTGCAIKDETCKIILPGKRYGNVYILDCFENIDGHICLTSIYDDPWLWHKKLGHASMHLIEKLSKHDLVIGLPKLNLSRNHVCDACQIEESAHVIFDENYTSAEKGIIAGDEDKIQNIQETRKSQESINKPDGVMESTNEIRNSQSESPNESTTHTSTIRPNEWRSEPEYPQRNKLNKDGKVVRNKAILVAQGYSQQEGVVYDKTLSPCLLNGFIEEEVYVKQPPGFEDSKFPYHVYKLTKALYGLKQAPRAWYERLSSFLIDHRFTRGKVDTTLFIKKSSEGNLIIQVYVDDINFGSANPFLCKEVSNLMQSEFEMCIMGELTFFLGLQIQQSEEGTFICQKTYTKELIQKFGMNNAKAIGTPMSPSTGLDKDEWGNPVDETKYRGMSGSLLYLTTSRPDCMFCVCKCVRFQPAPKESHLTAVKRIILYIIRTISNGLWYPRSNNFKLEGFSDADLAGDKEDRKSTSGICQLLGKAVIS; encoded by the exons ATGTTTGCAAGATTTAGCAAAATCATTAGCAATCTAAAAGCTTTTGGCAAACCATACTCAAGTG AACTTATTGCCTTCGAGAAAACTCATCTCAAGAAAacaaacaaagaagaaaagaagaaaatcgTTGCTTTCAAGGCTACAACTGAAAGAGCAGACAATGATATTGATGACGACCCTAAAGATCTTCAAGAAGAAATTGCCATGGTATCAAGGAAAATGGATGGTTTAATGAGGAGATACAGGAATACAAGAAGATGCAGGATACGACCCAGGCGGACTAGGCAATATAATGAACAAGACAAAAATGATGGCAAACATTATGACTATGGAAGATTTGGGCATGTTCAAGCTGAGTGTCCTGATCTTAAAAGAAAGGTTTCTAGAGGTTTTAACAATAACAAATCATTTGGAAGCTGGAGTGATGAAGACAGTTCAGAACACGAAGAGATAGCAAAT GGTGCTGGACAGATGAGGACACTTCAGATGACGAATGCAAAGATGACAATGAGAAATGTTTCATGGCGCGAGGTGAAACAA GATATTCTTGACCTTACTTTGAAAGAGTCTCAAAAAATGATGAATGAACTAAAGAGACTCAACAAAGAAGTAAAAGACTGGAAACTCAAGCTTGAA GAACACCACAGAAGGAGTCACAAAGGAAAATGGTACTTAGATAGTGCGTGTTCCAGTCACATGACATGTGACAAAAATCTGTTTAAAGAAGTTACAAAAATAGACGGAGGAAGTGTCAAATTTGATGATGACTCAAAAGGAAAAATAGTCGGTACCGGAACAGTTCCTTTCAATAATAACTGTGGTATCACTAAGGTTTATCTTGTTGCCGGACTTAACAACAATCTTCTAAGTATAAGTCAGCTATGCGACTTAGGGTATGAAGTAATGTTCAAGAAAACAGGTTGTGCTATTAAAGATGAGACATGTAAAATAATCCTCCCAGGTAAAAGGTATGgaaatgtctatattcttgattgtTTTGAAAATATAGATGGTCATATTTGTTTAACATCCATATATGATGATCCATGGTTATGGCATAAGAAACTTGGTCATGCAAGCATGCATCTGATAGAGAAACTTTCcaagcatgatttagttattggTTTACCTAAACTCAATTTatctagaaatcatgtatgtgatgcatgtcagattg AAGAATCAGCACATGTTATCTTTGATGAAAATTATACTTCGGCCGAGAAAGGAATTATTGCAGGTGATGAAGATAAAATTCAAAATATTCAGGAGACAAGAAAATCTCAAGAGTCGATTAATAAACCTGATGGTGTAATGGAGTCAACTAATGAGATTAGAAATAGTCAATCAGAATCTCCAAATGAGTCAACTACTCATACAAGTACAATTCGTCCAAATGAATGGAGAAGTGAACCAGAATATCCTCAAAG AAATAAGCTAAATAAGGATGGAAAGGTTGTGAGAAACAAAGCCATATTAGTAGCTCAAGGATACTCACAACAGGAAGGAGTCGTCTACGACAAAACATTGTCTCCA TGCCTTTTAAATGGTTTCATTGAGGAGGAGGTATATGTAAAACAACCCCCTGGATTTGAAGATTCAAAGTTTCCTTACCATGTGTACAAATTGACCAAAGCAttgtatggacttaaacaagctccACGAGCATGGTACGAAAGACTCAGCTCATTTCTTATTGATCACAGATTTACAAGAGGTAAAGTAGACACTACCCTTTTTATTAAAAAATCATCAGAAGGTAATCTCATTATtcaagtttatgttgatgatattaatTTTGGTAGTGCTAATCCTTTTCTGTGCAAGGAAGTTTCAAATCTTATgcaaagtgagtttgaaatgtgtattatgggAGAGCTAACGTTCTTTCTTGGACTTCAAATTCAACAATCTGAAGAAGGAACGTTTATATGTCAGAAAACATACACAAAGGAGTTGATTCAGAAGTTCGGTATGAATAATGCTAAAGCTATTGGCACACCAATGAGTCCTTCAACAGGTCTTGACAAAGATGAATGGGGAAATCCTGTTGATGAAACTAAATATCGTGGGATGAGTGGCTCCCTTCTTTATCTAACTACTAGTCGACCAGATTGTATGTTTTGTGTTTGTAAATGTGTCAGGTTTCAGCCAGCTCCTAAAGAATCACATCTGACTGCAGTAAAGAGAATTATTCTATATATCATTAGAACTATTTCTAACGGATTATGGTATCCACGCTCTAACAATTTTAAACTAGAAGGTTTTTCAGATGCTGATCTTGCAGGTGATAAGGAAGACAGAAAAAGCACTAGCGGAATATGTCAATTACTTGGAAAAGCAGTGATATCTTAG
- the LOC138903899 gene encoding uncharacterized protein has product MANQVIVVSLFQEGTSQVRPPYFNGQHFSYSKVRMEIYTKSYDVKVWRVIKKGNYPLPAAAQPPVDPEDIDEYTGEQMLVVQVNAKSSNLLYNVISGEEYGKISSCDTAKEMWDKLEVTYEGTNKVKETHINMLVHDYELSKMK; this is encoded by the coding sequence atggctAATCAAGTTATTGTTGTATCACTCTTCCAAGAAGGAACATCTCAAGTAAGGCCACCATATTTCAATGGACAACATTTCTCTTACTCGAAAGTGCGTATGGAAATATATACAAAGTCTTATGATGTCAAGGTCTGGCGAGTTATCAAAAAGGGGAACTATCCTCTGCCGGCTGCTGCTCAACCACCAGTTGATCCTGAAGATATAGATGAATATACTGGTGAACAAATGCTAGTTGTGCAAGTTAATGCTAAATCAAGTAATCTGCTTTATAATGTTATAAGTGGTGAGGAATATGGGAAAATATCCAGTTGCGATACAGCCAAAGAGATGTGGGATAAACTTGAAGTTACTTATGAAGGAACCAATAAAGTGAAAGAAACACATATCAACATGTTGGTTCATGACTACGAACTCTCCAAGATGAAATAA
- the LOC138903901 gene encoding uncharacterized protein has product MAQEEMTQRLKSLEQKLKNLQGSTCQKSIAFKDLCMFPGVRLALGFKTPKFEKYDGHGHPIANLKRYCNQLRGVEGKEELVMAYFGESLTGVASEWFMDQETSHWHVWDDMAQAFVKQFQYNIDIAPDRNSLSTLKKKPTESFREYAIKWREQAARVKPPMDDHELITVFLQAQEPDYFQNMMSAVGKSFSEAIKIGEMIENGLKTGKIISQVVLKAATQAVKIESDNFSDTNEKDEETMMTIRSRRGPRRTPRRYEQPHQVSDDSPEHYYPPQNPQYSIAQFQYVVQPPRHPRRRAPATQNLH; this is encoded by the coding sequence ATGGCACAAGAAGAAATGACCCAAAGACTGAAAAGCTTAGAGCAAAAGTTGAAAAACCTGCAAGGGTCGACGTGTCAGAAGAGTATTGCCTTCAAGGATCTATGTATGTTCCCCGGTGTTCGTTTGGCACTTGGTTTCAAGACTCCcaaatttgaaaagtatgatggacacggacACCCCATAGCCAATctgaaaaggtattgcaatcaaCTAAGAGGTGTGGAGGGAAAAGAAGAACTAgtaatggcttattttggggaaagcctgacaggggtagcctctgaatggtttatggatcaagaaacctctcactggcatgtctgggatgacatggcccaggCCTTTGTCAAACAGTTCCAATACAACATCGATATCGCCCCAGACCGCAATTCCCTCTCAACCCTGAAGAAGAAACCAACTGAAAGTTTTAGggaatatgccattaaatggagggagcaagcggctagagttaagccacccatggatgatcacgagctaatcactgtcttccttcaggctcaagagccagattattttcaaaacatgatgtctGCAGTGGGCAAATCCTTCTCGgaagcaatcaaaattggggaaatgATTGAGAATGGCCTTAAGACAGGCAAAATTATAAGTCAAGTAGTTCTCAAAGCTGCAACTCAGGCTGTAAAGATTGAATCTGATAATTTTAGTGACACgaatgagaaggatgaagaaaccatGATGACAATAAGGTCGAGAAGAGGTCCTAGGAGAACACCTCGAAGGTATGAGCAGCCTCATCAGGTTTCCGATGATTCCCCTGAGCACTACTATCCACCTCAGAACCCACAATACTCTATTGCTCAATTTCAGTATGTTGTCCAGCCACCAAGACACCCCAGAAGGCGAGCACCAGCAACGCAAAATCTCCACTAG